A stretch of DNA from Prochlorococcus marinus str. SB:
AATAGCATGGGTAACTTTCTACTGGCATTGGAAACACCTAGCAATTTGGCAGGGTAATGTAGCACAATTTAACGAATCAGGAACTTATCTAATGGGTTGGTTCAGAGATTATCTCTGGTTAAACTCTGCTCAACTTATCAATGGATATAATCCATTTGGAGTAAATTCCCTATCTCCTTGGGCTTGGATGTTCCTATTCGGTCACTTAGTTTGGGCTACTGGTTTCATGTTCCTAATATCATGGCGTGGTTACTGGCAAGAATTAATTGAAACATTAGTTTGGGCACACCAGCGTACTCCAATTGCTAACCTTGTTGGTTGGAGAGATAAGCCAGTTGCACTTTCAATTGTTCAAGCTAGATTAGTTGGACTTGCACATTTCACAATTGGAAACATACTTACATTTGGGGCATTTGTTATCGCATCCACTTCAGGTAAGTTTGGTTAAATTTCCCTTAAATAATTTAAATCGCCACTTTTGTGGTGATTTTTTTTGTTTAATTTTAATGTTCTAAATTAAGTTAAAATTGTGTAATTATTATTAGATATAAATGTCAGATATAAAACAATTAATTTCTATTATCGTACCTGTTTTCAATGAAAGCGAGAGTATTGGTCTTTTATTGGATGAAGTTATAAATGTAATGTCATCTCATAAATTTAATTTTGAATTGATTGTTGTAAATGATGGTTCTAAAGATAATACTCATCAAGTATTAAAGCAACTAACTCTCAAAATTAAACAATTGTCAGTAATTTCCCTTCGCAAAAATTATGGTCAAACTGCAGCAATGTCAGCTGGCTTTGATAATTCTAAGGGCGATATTGTTATTACTTTGGATGGTGATTTACAGAATGATCCAAATGATATTCCCTTATTAATTTCAGAAATTAATAATGGCTTTGATTTGGTTTGTGGTTGGAGATTTGATAGAAAAGATAAATTAATTAATAGAAAGATACCATCAAAAATAGCGAATAAGTTAATAGCTCACGTAACAGGTTTGAAGTTGCATGACTATGGTTGCTCATTAAAAGCGTTTAAGAAAGAAATAATAGAAGATATAAAGTTATATGGGGAACTTCACAGGTTTTTGCCCGTTTTAGCAAATATTGAAGGTGCAAGAATCAAAGAAATTAAAGTAAATCATAGGAGCAGGCAATATGGATCTAGTAAATATGGAATTGATAGAACTTTTAGAGTTTTAATGGATTTACTAACTGTTTGGTTTATGACTAAATTTTTAACAAGACCGATGTATGGATTTGGTTTTGTTGGAATTATAAGTATTTTCTTTAGCCTTGTGATAAGTTCTTATTTGATAGTTTTAAAAATAATGGGTGAGGATATTGGAAATCGTCCGTTGCTGATGTTTGCATTAATATTAGGAATTACTGGTGTACAATTATTTAGCTTTGGATTGTTGAGTGAACTTTTAATTAGGACATATCATGAAAGTCAAAATCGTCCAATTTACAGAATTAGATCAATAAACAGTGCTAAGCAAAATTGATTGTTTACTTGAACTGTCTTATTAATAAAGCTGAAATTTCAACTACTTCAGGAGAAATATCTCTTAAGCCTTTTCGTAAAATGGGTAATGTTGATTTATCAGCTAATTCTTCCGCAATTTTTAATGCCTTTAATTTATTTTCTGTATCACCCTGAAAAAGACTAATCATTTTATTTCTTTGAGAATTTTTATAAAATATTGAGTACTTTTTTTCTTCGTGATTGTGCAAATAACTATTTTTTTTAGATAGAAATTTATTATTACTTTTATTATTTTTCTTTAATTGAATAGAATTTAAATTGCATTGATTTATTAACTTTTTAAAGTTTCTTTTTTTAAAAACTAGAAGTAATATTCCTATAAAAATAATAATTAAAATTGCGAAAAAATTTAACATGTAAAAAGTTAATAATTTTTATATCATCCAGTAATAAAATTAACATTATTTCGCTGATCAATACTAAAGTGTTTAAAGATGTTTAAAGAACTATGCCATCTGATTTACCAAGTCTTTTACCCTCAATTTTTGTTCCATTAATTGGTATAGCAATGCCTGCTGTTTTTATCGTATTGATTGGAAGATTAATTACAGCAACTGAATAAATTATCAAACACTAAACTATTAAAAAAATGAGCGACTTTCAAAAATCATTCTCTGAATCAACAAGTTCTATTAAGTTTGAAGAGAAATACATAGATAGTTCTGTACAACCAAATGATATTGGCGTAGCAGAACAATGGGCAGTAAAAACAGTTGCTGATCCTTGTGTTGGTAATTTAGCTACTCCAGTTAATAGTGGTTATTTTACAAAAGCCTTTATAAATAATTTACCTTTTTACAGAGAGGGTATTTCCCCTAATTTTAGAGGTTTAGAAACTGGAGCAGCTTTTGGATATCTTCTATATGGACCTTTTACCATGACTGGTCCATTAAGAAATTCTGAATTTGCTCTAACAGCTGGACTTCTCGCTACTATTGGAGCTGTTCATATTTTGACAGCACTTTTTGTGCTATACAATGCACCTGGTAAAGCACCTAATGTTCAACCTCCAGATACGACTGTTAATAATCCGCCAAAGGACTTATTTACAAGAGCTGGTTGGGCTGATTTTACAAGTGGTTTTTGGTTAGGAGGATGTGGAGGAGCTGTTTTTGCTTGGTTACTTGTTGGGACATTACACTTAGATACCATAATGCCAATCATTAAAAATATTTGGACTTCAGGTTAATCTCTAAATAAAAGAATAAGTAATATTTTAATTTAATTCAAAGTTGAGCTAAATTAATTAACGTATAGTTCGGTCCCATCTATAATTTCTAACTACTCTTCCTGCCGAAATTAGTTTAGATTTATAATGCAATGAGATTTTATCATTAGACGTTTTTAGGGTATCTAATCCTATTCCATTTCTGCCAAAATCCATTCCAGAGCAATGGTAATAGAATCCGTCTCCTTTGTAGATTCCAATATGATCACATCTTTTTTCATTTCCAAAAAATAAAAGATCGCCAGGTCGTAAAGCCGCATACGATTTTTTGTAATAAAAAAGGTGCTTACAAAAACTTTTTATTTGAAAAGAGTCTCGCGGTATATAAATTTGATGCTTTAAAAAAGCGGTCTGAATTAATCCAGAACAATCAAAATTGGGTCCTAATGTACCTCCCCAAAGATATTCATTATTTAACTCAGATTGATCTTTGATCCATTGTAAAATTGAGTTAACTTTATCTTTTATAAAGAAGTGTTCATTTTCTAAACTGTTATTTTTTTTGAATTCGTATTTCTCAATAATTAACCCATCTAAATTTATCCAACAGACGTAACCATCTTCATATAGTTGAACTAGT
This window harbors:
- a CDS encoding glycosyltransferase family 2 protein; the protein is MSDIKQLISIIVPVFNESESIGLLLDEVINVMSSHKFNFELIVVNDGSKDNTHQVLKQLTLKIKQLSVISLRKNYGQTAAMSAGFDNSKGDIVITLDGDLQNDPNDIPLLISEINNGFDLVCGWRFDRKDKLINRKIPSKIANKLIAHVTGLKLHDYGCSLKAFKKEIIEDIKLYGELHRFLPVLANIEGARIKEIKVNHRSRQYGSSKYGIDRTFRVLMDLLTVWFMTKFLTRPMYGFGFVGIISIFFSLVISSYLIVLKIMGEDIGNRPLLMFALILGITGVQLFSFGLLSELLIRTYHESQNRPIYRIRSINSAKQN
- a CDS encoding photosystem I reaction center subunit VIII → MPSDLPSLLPSIFVPLIGIAMPAVFIVLIGRLITATE
- a CDS encoding photosystem I reaction center protein subunit XI is translated as MSDFQKSFSESTSSIKFEEKYIDSSVQPNDIGVAEQWAVKTVADPCVGNLATPVNSGYFTKAFINNLPFYREGISPNFRGLETGAAFGYLLYGPFTMTGPLRNSEFALTAGLLATIGAVHILTALFVLYNAPGKAPNVQPPDTTVNNPPKDLFTRAGWADFTSGFWLGGCGGAVFAWLLVGTLHLDTIMPIIKNIWTSG
- a CDS encoding C40 family peptidase is translated as MEIYKNPISLFKQTNFSKTIWWRLKVNISGYQNETEDKLVTEIFKNRIFRLIYPNIYQNNHKFSRILVQLYEDGYVCWINLDGLIIEKYEFKKNNSLENEHFFIKDKVNSILQWIKDQSELNNEYLWGGTLGPNFDCSGLIQTAFLKHQIYIPRDSFQIKSFCKHLFYYKKSYAALRPGDLLFFGNEKRCDHIGIYKGDGFYYHCSGMDFGRNGIGLDTLKTSNDKISLHYKSKLISAGRVVRNYRWDRTIR